One region of Erythrolamprus reginae isolate rEryReg1 chromosome 12, rEryReg1.hap1, whole genome shotgun sequence genomic DNA includes:
- the RASSF2 gene encoding ras association domain-containing protein 2, with product MEFDSEASLVPCGQDKFISKNELLLHLKTYNLYYEGQNLQLRHREEEGEFIVEGSLNISWGLCRPIRLQMQDDNQRLRPPPSSSSWHSGCNLGAHGSVLKPTTLPDIQVTEAEPPPEGDVTEEKTEDDEFKAQLEETPQLMRTRSDVGVRRRGNLRTPSEQRRIKRHRFSINGHFYNHKTSVFTPAYGSVTNVRINSTMTTPQVLKLLLNKFKIENSAEEFALYIVHTSGEKQKLRGTDYPLIARILQGPCEQVSKVFLMEKDQVEEVTYDVAQYIKFEMPVLKSFIQKLEEEEDREVKKLKHKYSSLRIMIEQRLEEISEGPATM from the exons ATGGAGTTTGACAGTGAGGCCTCCCTGGTTCCTTGCGGGCAAGACAAGTTCATCTCGAA GAACGAACTCCTGTTGCACTTAAAGACTTACAACCTCTACTACGAAGGTCAAAACCTGCAGCTTCGACATCGAGAG GAAGAAGGCGAGTTCATCGTGGAGGGGTCGCTGAACATCTCCTGGGGGCTGTGCCGGCCCATCCGCCTGCAGATGCAGGACGACAACCAGCGCCTGCGCCcgcccccttcctcttcctcctggcaCTCCGGCTGCAACCTGGGCGCCCACGG gtcTGTCCTGAAGCCCACCACTTTGCCTGACATTCAGGTCACGGAGGCTGAGCCCCCACCCGAAGGGGACGTGACAGAGGAGAAAACAG AGGACGACGAGTTCAAAGCTCAACTAGAAGAGACACCCCAACTCATGCGGACACGGAGCGATGTGGGTGTGCGGCGCAGAGGGAACCTTCGCACCCCCAGCGAACAGCGGCGGATCAAACGCCACCGATTCTCCATCAACGGGCATTTCTACAATCACAAA ACCTCCGTGTTCACCCCGGCGTACGGCTCCGTCACGAACGTCCGTATCAACAGCACCATGACGACGCCACAAGTCCTGAAGCTGCTGCTCAACAAATTTAAG aTTGAAAACTCAGCGGAAGAATTTGCTTTGTACATTGTACACACCAGTGGAG AAAAGCAGAAGCTCAGGGGCACAGATTACCCACTGATTGCCCGGATTCTGCAGGGACCCTGTGAACAGGTTTCCAAGGTTTTTTTGATGGAGAAGGACCAGGTGGAAGAAGTCACATATGAT GTCGCTCAGTATATTAAATTTGAAATGCCTGTTCTAAAGAGTTTTATCCAAAaacttgaagaagaagaagaccggGAGGTGAAGAAATTAAAGCACAA GTACTCGTCCCTACGTATAATGATTGAGCAGCGGTTAGAAGAAATCTCCGAAGGTCCAGCAACAATGTAA
- the LOC139175091 gene encoding surfactant protein C-like — translation MEMEEKIEIVAKEALLKAPSADYRVQDPELWGCCGLCPCCGCNSCPGCGSCPGCGSCPGCGSCPGCGSCPGCSSCPGCCCCPCCGCDSCPSCESCKNCCCCDCCCPPSCDCCCQLCCCLPRLLCQFPKMIGCPVNIKRFLIVLVIVGLVVLIVVGALLMGLYITQAHTEALLHMSIGELDGEESQLKFSMDKEEVATYYVDDGIHNPATIVYDFAKLLIGYKPEHQEACYLTRMDKENIQGLDTLLKEFQAKLSVRHRMPKMKKKAREEEFLASQVDRSSLGTTINVLCKHLPIFFT, via the exons ATGGAGATGGAGGAGAAGATAGAAATAGTTGCCAAGGAGGCGCTACTCAAAGCACCATCAGCT GACTACCGTGTCCAAGATCCAGAGCTTTGGGGCTGCTGTGGCCTCTGCCCTTGCTGTGGCTGTAACTCCTGTCCAGGATGCGGCTCCTGTCCGGGTTGCGGCTCCTGTCCGGGTTGCGGCTCCTGTCCGGGTTGCGGCTCCTGTCCGGGTTGCAGCTCCTGTCCGGGTTGCTGCTGCTGTCCCTGCTGCGGTTGTGACTCCTGCCCCAGCTGTGAGTCCTGCAAAAACTGCTGTTGCTGCGACTGCTGCTGCCCGCCAAGTTGCGACTGCTGCTGCCAGCTGTGCTGCTGCCTCCCACGCCTGCTGTGCCAGTTCCCCAAAATGATTGGCTGCCCCGTAAACATCAAGAGGTTCCTCATCGTCCTGGTGATTGTGGGCCTGGTGGTGCTGATTGTCGTGGGGGCTCTTCTGATGGGGCTCTACATCACCCAGGCTCATACGGAGGCT CTCCTGCACATGAGCATTGGCGAGTTGGACGGAGAAGAATCCCAACTGAAGTTCTCCATGGATAAGGAAGAAGTAGCCACTTACTATGTGGACGACGGGATCCACAATCCAGCCACGATCGTTTATGATTTTGCCAAG CTGCTCATTGGCTACAAGCCTGAACATCAAGAAGCTTGTTATCTAACCAGGATGGATAAGGAAAACATCCAAGGACTAGACACGCTCCTCAAGGAATTCCAG GCCAAGTTGTCCGTCCGGCATCGCATGCCGAAGATGAAAAAGAAAGCGCGAGAAGAAGAATTCCTGGCATCCCAGGTGGATCGTTCAAGCCTGGGAACCACCATCAACGTCCTCTGCAAACACCTCCCCATCTTCTTCACTTAG